The DNA region GCCAAGCCGTGGTGCGCGTCCGCGCCGCGGCGCTGAACTTCTTCGACACACTGATCACGCGCGGCAAATACCAGACCAAGCCGGAGCTGCCGTTCTCGCCATCGGGCGAGATCGCGGGCGTGGTCGAGAGCCTCGGCCCCGGCGTTACGGAAGTTAAGGTCGGCGATCGCGTTGCAGCATCTGTGGGGTACGGCGGCGCACGCGAGAAGATTGCGCTTCCCGCCGCGAGCTTGATCCCCATCCCGCCGGCGGTGTCCGACGTCGTCGCGTCGGCGATCAGCGTCACCTTTGGCACCGCGATCCACGGGCTCAAGGACCGCGGCCGCGTGAAGCCCGGCGACTGGGTCGCTGTCCTCGGCGCTTCGGGCGGTGCCGGCCAGGCCGCCGTCGAGGTCGCGAAGCTGCTTGGCGCGCGGGTCATCGCCGCCGCCTCGGGCGACAAGGCCAACGTTTGCCGCGCGCTGGGCGCCGATGAGGTCATCGATTACGACTCGGGTGATCTGAAGCAGACTTTGAGGGATCTGACCGGCGGCCGCGGCGTCGATGTCGTCTACGATTGCGTCGGCGGCAAATATGCCGAGCCGGCCGTGCGGGCACTCGCCTGGGAAGGCCGCTTCCTCGTTGTTGGATTTGCCGCTGGCGAGATTCCGAAGCTGCCGCTGAACCTGCTGCTGTTGAAGGGCGCGGACGCCATCGGTGTGTTCTGGGGCGAAGCCGTGCGCCGCAATCCGGCGGGCCACCGCGCCAACATGATCGAGGTGCTGGGCTGGATCGCCGACGGCAAGCTCGCCCCGCGCATCCATGGCACGTTCCCGCTGTCGGAGGTGCGCGAGGCCATCGGCGTGCTCGACCGTCGCGAAGCCACCGGCAAAGTCGTCCTCACCTTGTAGGATCACACCTCGTCGAGGACGATGAGATGATCTGGAAGCTCGTTACTGTTGCACGAGCCCGGCGGGAAATGCGTCGCGAGATGCCCGCCCACTTCGCGAATGGCCACGACGAAACCGTCCGTGTGCCGCTCAGCGGCGAATGCCGCCGTAAGCCGGTCGACGATCTCCTGCCACGTCCCCTTCGGCACGCGCGCTTCGATGGCCGCGTCGGCAACGATCTCCGCATGCCGCTCGGCGACCGAGATGAAGATCAGAACGCCGGTTCGCCCTGATGTCGTGTGCAGGTTCTGCACCAGGAATTGCTCCTTGGCGCGCCGGTGTGCTCGCGCTCGCTTGACGCTGCGCGGAACCAGCCAATAGCGGACCGGCCGCGGTAGCGTCGCCGCGAGCACCAGGGCGAATACGCCGAGCTGTGCGAGATAAATCCAGGCCGACGGCCACCACGTCCAGATGAGGAGCGGCCACGGCACCAGAAGCGCAATCACGGAGGCCCAGAGAAACGGTGCGTAGAGATACGTGCTGCTCTCGGCCGCGACCACCGCCACGATCTCACCTGATGTCGCCTTCTCGGCCTCGGTGATGGCTTCCGCGATGCGGTTCTCGTCGCTCTTAGAAAACATCAGTCGCACCATCACGCACCTTCACCAGCTTCCCGATCCGCCACCGCCGCCGAAACCACCACCGCCACCGGACCAGCCTCCCCCGCCGCCCGACCATCCGCCGCCACCCCAGGAGCCTTGGCCGCCGCCGGGGAAGATGACGAAGCCGTCGTCGCGGTCGGCACGTCCGCGCCGCAACCCGCGGCCCTCACGGCCCGCCGTCTGCGGCGCCTGTGCGGCATAGCGATATTGCGCGTAAACGATGTAGAGGACGACTGCGATCCAGAAGGCGATCAGGAAGATGCCGAGCCAGTCGGGACCGTCGTTGCGGTCGAGACCGCGTGCGCGTTCCTTCACGGCTTCCCTGTCGCCGAGCAGAGTATCCTTGATGTCGCGCACGCCGGCCCGGATGCCGGCGCCGAAATTGCCGCGGCGAAACTCCGGCAGGATGGCGTTCTCGATGATGATCGTGCTCATCAGGTCGGTGACGATAGGCTCGAGCCCGCGCCCAACCTCGACCCTGACCTTGCGCTCGTTGGGCGCCACGATCAGCAGCACGCCGTTGTCCTTGCCGGCCTGCCCGATGCCCCAATGCCGCCCGAGCTGGTAGCCGTAGTCGGCGATATCGTAGCCATCGAGGGACGGCAGCGTCACGATGACGAGCTGGTCCGTCGACTTCGCTTCGAGCGCTGCGAGGTCCGCCTCGATG from Hyphomicrobium sp. CS1GBMeth3 includes:
- a CDS encoding NADPH:quinone oxidoreductase family protein, whose protein sequence is MKAALCKSLDGPQGVVVEEIADPVPGEGQAVVRVRAAALNFFDTLITRGKYQTKPELPFSPSGEIAGVVESLGPGVTEVKVGDRVAASVGYGGAREKIALPAASLIPIPPAVSDVVASAISVTFGTAIHGLKDRGRVKPGDWVAVLGASGGAGQAAVEVAKLLGARVIAAASGDKANVCRALGADEVIDYDSGDLKQTLRDLTGGRGVDVVYDCVGGKYAEPAVRALAWEGRFLVVGFAAGEIPKLPLNLLLLKGADAIGVFWGEAVRRNPAGHRANMIEVLGWIADGKLAPRIHGTFPLSEVREAIGVLDRREATGKVVLTL
- a CDS encoding TPM domain-containing protein, with translation MFSKSDENRIAEAITEAEKATSGEIVAVVAAESSTYLYAPFLWASVIALLVPWPLLIWTWWPSAWIYLAQLGVFALVLAATLPRPVRYWLVPRSVKRARAHRRAKEQFLVQNLHTTSGRTGVLIFISVAERHAEIVADAAIEARVPKGTWQEIVDRLTAAFAAERHTDGFVVAIREVGGHLATHFPPGSCNSNELPDHLIVLDEV
- a CDS encoding TPM domain-containing protein, which codes for MSARAARASKRLIAAALALAAIVSLCTQTMAAPTFPPLTGRIVDNAGLLSAEDRAAIEADLAALEAKSTDQLVIVTLPSLDGYDIADYGYQLGRHWGIGQAGKDNGVLLIVAPNERKVRVEVGRGLEPIVTDLMSTIIIENAILPEFRRGNFGAGIRAGVRDIKDTLLGDREAVKERARGLDRNDGPDWLGIFLIAFWIAVVLYIVYAQYRYAAQAPQTAGREGRGLRRGRADRDDGFVIFPGGGQGSWGGGGWSGGGGGWSGGGGGFGGGGGSGSW